From Corynebacterium frankenforstense DSM 45800, the proteins below share one genomic window:
- the hisH gene encoding imidazole glycerol phosphate synthase subunit HisH, whose translation MQECPENQTADRQHAPHRRSVVLLDYGAGNLRSAERALERAGAEVTVTSDPKLAVAADGLVVPGVGAFSACMAGLNAVHGPRVIGQRLAGGRPVLGICVGLQVMFDYGEEHGEHARGCGQWPGTVEKLHSAILPHMGWNTVEVAEGSEMFAGVADERFYFVHSYGVRDWELVTDGLTEAPKVHWASHGGDRFVAAVENGPLWATQFHPEKSGDAGAALLRNWLASF comes from the coding sequence ATGCAGGAGTGCCCCGAGAACCAGACCGCCGACCGGCAGCACGCGCCGCACCGTAGGAGCGTGGTGCTCCTCGACTACGGGGCGGGCAACCTCCGCTCCGCCGAGCGCGCCCTCGAGCGCGCCGGAGCCGAGGTGACCGTGACCTCCGACCCGAAGCTCGCCGTCGCGGCCGACGGGCTCGTCGTGCCCGGCGTGGGCGCCTTCTCCGCGTGCATGGCCGGCCTCAACGCCGTGCACGGCCCGCGCGTGATCGGCCAGCGCCTCGCCGGCGGCCGCCCGGTGCTGGGCATCTGCGTCGGGCTCCAGGTCATGTTCGACTACGGCGAGGAGCACGGCGAGCACGCGAGGGGCTGCGGGCAGTGGCCGGGCACCGTCGAGAAGCTGCACAGCGCGATCCTGCCGCACATGGGCTGGAACACCGTCGAGGTCGCCGAGGGCTCCGAGATGTTCGCGGGCGTCGCCGACGAGCGCTTCTACTTCGTGCACTCCTACGGCGTGCGCGACTGGGAGCTGGTCACCGACGGGCTGACCGAGGCGCCGAAGGTGCACTGGGCCAGCCACGGCGGCGACCGCTTCGTTGCCGCCGTCGAGAACGGCCCGCTGTGGGCCACGCAGTTCCACCCGGAGAAGTCCGGCGACGCCGGGGCCGCGCTGCTGCGCAACTGGCTGGCGAGCTTCTAG
- a CDS encoding cation transporter: MNRRVRLIVAVTISYNVVEALVSLAAGAGASSGALIAFGLDSVIEVASAVAVAWQFSARNPEAREKVTVRAVALAFFALAAYVAVDSVLTLSGGAAPEHSRLGIAITVASILVMPALAFVEFRTGRELGSASVMADSRQLLLCLYLSVTVLVGLLANALLGWWWADPVAALVVAALAVREGVEAWREGELEAPNALLAELEE; encoded by the coding sequence CTGAACCGGCGGGTGCGCCTGATCGTGGCGGTCACGATCAGCTACAACGTCGTCGAGGCGCTGGTCTCGCTGGCCGCCGGCGCCGGGGCCTCCTCGGGCGCGCTGATCGCCTTCGGGCTGGACTCGGTCATCGAGGTCGCCTCCGCGGTGGCCGTGGCCTGGCAGTTCTCCGCGAGGAACCCGGAGGCCCGCGAGAAGGTCACCGTCCGCGCGGTGGCGCTCGCCTTCTTCGCGCTCGCGGCCTACGTCGCCGTCGACTCGGTGCTCACCCTGAGCGGCGGGGCCGCCCCCGAGCACAGCCGGCTGGGCATCGCGATCACGGTGGCCAGCATCCTGGTCATGCCCGCGCTGGCCTTCGTCGAGTTCCGCACCGGCCGCGAGCTGGGCTCGGCCAGCGTCATGGCCGATTCGCGCCAGCTGCTGCTGTGCCTCTACCTGTCGGTGACGGTGCTGGTGGGCCTGCTGGCCAACGCGCTGCTCGGCTGGTGGTGGGCCGACCCGGTCGCCGCGCTGGTGGTCGCCGCACTCGCCGTGCGCGAGGGTGTGGAGGCCTGGCGCGAGGGCGAGCTCGAGGCGCCCAACGCGCTGCTCGCGGAGCTCGAGGAGTAG
- a CDS encoding mycothiol transferase, with product MNALDILREFASRPRLAAHALPDLDAGELNAHPAGHPNSIAWLLWHAAREIDVQLAELTEKGQVWSAQGFDTRFGLPDSDDDFGLGHTPEQARTIHVGDQGLLVAYLDAVCDAFDAYARGLSEADLDEVIDNRWDPPVTRGVRLVSLVDDAIQHVGQAYHVAGALSGDPVGPA from the coding sequence ATGAACGCCCTCGACATCCTGCGCGAGTTCGCCTCGCGGCCGCGCCTGGCCGCGCACGCGCTGCCCGACCTCGACGCCGGAGAGCTCAACGCCCACCCGGCCGGCCACCCCAACTCGATCGCCTGGCTGCTCTGGCACGCCGCCCGCGAGATCGACGTCCAGCTCGCCGAGCTGACCGAGAAGGGCCAGGTCTGGTCCGCGCAGGGCTTCGACACCCGCTTCGGGCTGCCGGACTCGGACGACGACTTCGGCCTCGGCCACACCCCCGAGCAGGCCCGCACGATCCACGTCGGGGACCAGGGCCTGCTCGTGGCCTACCTCGACGCCGTCTGCGACGCCTTCGACGCCTACGCCCGCGGCCTGAGCGAGGCCGACCTCGACGAGGTCATCGACAACCGTTGGGACCCGCCGGTCACCCGCGGGGTGCGGCTGGTCTCGCTGGTCGACGACGCCATCCAGCACGTCGGCCAGGCCTACCACGTCGCCGGGGCGCTCTCCGGGGACCCCGTCGGGCCCGCCTAG